One window of Candidatus Hydrogenedentota bacterium genomic DNA carries:
- a CDS encoding rhamnulokinase, translated as MKDVYRFLAFDLGAESGRAVLATLKDGKIALEEIHRFRTEGLIMLGRRQWDLARIYEEMIAGLSKCAREHTAELDAIAIDTWGVDFGLLDSEGHVLANPVHYRDKRTEGMFDAAYAKVPKEEIYKSTGIQFLPFNTSFQLLALVEAKSPQLAAAKDLLLMGDLLAYLLCGKKACEYTNASTTQLMDPHTRTWNDDLIKRLGIPREILLDPVMPGTNLGPILPAVAELTGINPKTPVIAPGTHDTASAVVAVPVAEGAGNWAYLSSGTWSLLGAELDEPCITDESMAQDFTNEGGVGGKIRFLKNIFGLWLVQECRRSWERQEGSKLDYAAITEDAAKAEPFRSIINLDDPRLFAPDDMPSLIQQICREIGQPVPETRGQIVRCALESLALKYRQTLNALDDTLGRKTEVLHIIGGGTQNKLLNQMTADACGIPVVTGPVEATVLGNVGVQAMAVGALDSLAAVRKVIGDSFALERYEPRNTAEWAAIVNIRS; from the coding sequence ATGAAAGACGTGTATCGTTTTCTCGCATTTGATTTGGGCGCGGAGAGTGGCCGGGCCGTGTTGGCCACCTTGAAGGACGGCAAGATCGCCCTGGAGGAGATCCACCGTTTCCGCACGGAGGGCCTCATCATGCTGGGCCGCCGCCAGTGGGATCTGGCGCGGATCTATGAGGAAATGATCGCGGGTCTGAGCAAGTGCGCGCGGGAACACACGGCGGAGCTTGACGCTATTGCCATCGACACGTGGGGCGTGGATTTTGGCCTGCTGGACAGCGAGGGCCACGTGCTGGCGAATCCGGTGCACTATCGTGACAAGCGCACGGAAGGCATGTTCGACGCGGCCTATGCGAAGGTGCCGAAGGAGGAGATCTACAAGTCCACGGGCATCCAGTTCCTGCCCTTCAACACGAGTTTTCAATTGCTGGCGCTTGTGGAGGCGAAGTCGCCGCAGCTCGCCGCCGCGAAGGATCTCCTGCTCATGGGCGATCTGCTGGCCTACCTGCTCTGCGGCAAGAAAGCGTGTGAATATACCAACGCCTCGACCACGCAGCTCATGGATCCCCACACACGCACGTGGAACGACGATCTGATTAAGCGCCTGGGTATTCCCCGGGAGATCCTCCTCGACCCCGTCATGCCCGGCACGAACCTCGGGCCGATTCTGCCCGCCGTGGCCGAGCTCACCGGCATCAACCCGAAAACCCCCGTCATTGCGCCCGGCACCCACGACACGGCGTCCGCCGTGGTGGCCGTGCCCGTGGCGGAAGGCGCGGGGAACTGGGCCTACCTCTCCAGCGGTACCTGGTCGCTCCTCGGCGCGGAGCTCGACGAGCCCTGCATCACCGACGAGAGCATGGCCCAGGACTTCACGAATGAAGGGGGCGTGGGGGGGAAGATCCGCTTCCTGAAGAATATCTTTGGCCTCTGGCTCGTGCAGGAATGCCGCCGCTCGTGGGAGCGTCAGGAAGGCAGCAAGCTCGACTATGCCGCGATAACGGAAGACGCCGCAAAGGCCGAGCCCTTCCGCTCCATCATCAACCTCGACGACCCGCGCCTCTTCGCGCCGGACGACATGCCCAGCCTCATCCAGCAGATCTGCCGCGAGATCGGTCAGCCCGTGCCGGAGACGCGCGGGCAGATCGTGCGCTGCGCCCTGGAGAGTCTCGCGCTGAAATACCGTCAGACGCTCAACGCCCTGGACGACACCCTCGGCCGCAAGACCGAAGTGCTTCACATCATCGGCGGCGGCACGCAAAACAAGCTGCTCAACCAGATGACGGCCGACGCCTGCGGCATCCCCGTGGTGACCGGCCCGGTCGAAGCAACCGTGCTGGGCAACGTGGGCGTGCAGGCCATGGCCGTCGGCGCGCTGGATTCGCTGGCGGCGGTGCGCAAGGTCATAGGCGACAGTTTCGCGCTGGAGCGCTACGAGCCGCGGAACACGGCGGAGTGGGCCGCCATCGTCAACATCCGATCTTGA
- a CDS encoding acyltransferase, whose protein sequence is MKNLPLTFEEYQSAKYFPALDGFRAASCLLIITWHADFLGWRALNGFSGVPSFFVLSGFLITTLALREEAARGTLSIKAFYVRRTFRIFPAYFLVLFLYCVIIFGLDMQKSIDSRPALGIALPYYLVYMNEYAAEPVMAQLYGDFPPFFHSWSLGIEEKFYLIWPLLGFALLHRSMTGRLAIAGAIVVAYYFFQNYPIVETLKLSHYSSILIGCMLAVLMECRLSYNAISRLAFAPIHIASFVLLVSVHLAQTYGENDIYFMTYPYIVGVFLVGLVAGRTPCTSLFKTKLMSYLGLRTYGLYLVHVLAQNVVQLAFKPGPLVPLWKSPLYFLTCVAVTLVAAEILHRTVEQPFMNLGRRISNKIMNKGMAQL, encoded by the coding sequence TTGAAGAATCTTCCCCTTACCTTCGAGGAATATCAGTCTGCCAAGTACTTTCCCGCGCTTGATGGCTTTCGGGCGGCGTCGTGCCTCTTAATCATCACGTGGCATGCCGATTTTCTGGGCTGGCGCGCGCTGAATGGCTTTTCCGGTGTCCCGTCGTTCTTCGTGCTCAGTGGATTTCTCATTACGACTCTGGCGTTACGTGAGGAGGCCGCAAGGGGCACGCTCAGTATAAAAGCCTTTTATGTGCGGCGGACATTTCGTATTTTTCCTGCCTATTTCTTAGTCCTTTTCCTTTACTGTGTCATCATCTTTGGGCTGGACATGCAGAAGAGCATCGATAGTCGGCCAGCATTAGGCATTGCCCTGCCCTATTATCTCGTATATATGAATGAATACGCCGCTGAGCCTGTTATGGCGCAGCTTTACGGTGACTTCCCCCCATTCTTCCACAGTTGGTCGTTAGGCATCGAAGAGAAATTCTATTTGATTTGGCCACTACTCGGCTTCGCGCTGCTCCACCGCAGCATGACCGGGCGCCTGGCTATTGCTGGCGCGATAGTCGTGGCCTACTACTTTTTTCAGAACTACCCAATTGTGGAAACACTGAAGCTCAGCCACTACTCCAGTATTCTAATTGGCTGCATGCTGGCGGTCCTGATGGAGTGCCGACTTTCCTACAACGCAATTTCACGGTTGGCTTTCGCACCGATCCATATAGCTTCGTTCGTACTGCTGGTCAGCGTACATCTAGCCCAGACTTACGGTGAAAACGACATCTATTTCATGACATACCCCTACATTGTTGGCGTCTTTCTCGTCGGACTCGTGGCTGGCAGAACGCCATGCACTTCCCTTTTCAAGACAAAGTTAATGAGCTATCTTGGCCTACGGACCTACGGCCTCTACCTTGTCCATGTGCTGGCACAGAACGTGGTACAGCTTGCGTTCAAACCTGGCCCCCTTGTGCCTCTGTGGAAGAGTCCGCTGTACTTTCTGACGTGCGTGGCCGTAACGTTGGTTGCAGCGGAAATTCTCCACCGTACAGTAGAACAGCCCTTTATGAATCTGGGACGGCGCATCTCGAACAAGATCATGAATAAAGGTATGGCTCAGCTCTGA
- a CDS encoding 4Fe-4S dicluster domain-containing protein: MSALILLVLIVAAHAVFAHRLWRVYRWVNLGQGTLGLDALPRRVADLLSKGFGQKLVLRTPAGLGHAFIFWGFFVLTFGTIEGLISGLFHNFSFAFLGPIYWIMNTCQDFFGLLVLIAIGVAAWRRLVVKPKRLEGPTSHTIDALIILGLITVLIVAFYVLQVIQPRPGFMPITGMLRAAVLGDGPLGMEAYPLTYATFHWLHNLVVLGFLAYIPYSKHLHIITALPNLFFREERVKGRIPNLNLEDENAEKFGITTIRDFTAKELLDLTACTECGRCQEACPAYNTGKPLSPKKVVLDLKAHLFREGPALLNDPAAEPKQALYGDVITEDVLWSCTSCFACEEACPVEIQPMSKLLGIRQGRVLMEGDFPETAQGAMRNVETQSNPWGLPQSERGKWAEGLGVKTLAEDADVEYLFFVGCAGSYDQRYQKVTVAFAKLMQAAEVKFGILGEEESCTGDSAKRIGNEMLAQQLAMQNVETMKGYGVKKVVTACPHCFNSIKSEFPQLGGDFEVLHHTELLADLVKAGKLKPKAPAVNAAVATYHDSCYLARYNDVMDAPRALVAAANQATPVEMPRSREHGFCCGAGGGRMWMEETIGKAINTERAGEAIKTGAGTVATACPFCMTMITDGVKAEGHPEVAVKDVAELLAESMGLA; encoded by the coding sequence ATGAGCGCCCTTATCCTCCTCGTGTTGATTGTCGCCGCCCACGCGGTCTTTGCCCACCGACTCTGGCGGGTCTATCGCTGGGTGAATCTGGGACAGGGAACGCTGGGGCTGGATGCCCTCCCCCGCCGCGTCGCCGATCTCCTATCGAAAGGCTTCGGGCAAAAGCTCGTGCTGCGCACCCCGGCGGGCCTGGGCCACGCCTTTATTTTCTGGGGCTTTTTTGTGCTCACCTTCGGCACCATCGAGGGACTCATCAGCGGACTTTTCCACAACTTCAGCTTCGCCTTTCTCGGCCCCATCTACTGGATCATGAACACCTGCCAGGACTTTTTCGGGCTCCTGGTGTTGATCGCCATTGGCGTCGCCGCCTGGCGGCGGCTGGTGGTGAAGCCGAAGCGCCTGGAGGGACCCACCTCCCACACCATCGACGCGCTCATTATCCTCGGCCTGATCACGGTGCTCATTGTCGCGTTTTACGTGCTTCAGGTCATCCAGCCGCGCCCCGGGTTCATGCCCATCACGGGGATGCTGCGCGCCGCCGTCCTCGGTGACGGCCCTTTGGGCATGGAAGCCTACCCCCTCACCTACGCAACCTTTCACTGGCTCCACAATCTGGTGGTGCTGGGCTTTCTGGCGTACATCCCCTACTCCAAACATCTCCACATCATCACCGCGCTGCCGAACCTCTTCTTCCGCGAGGAGCGGGTGAAGGGGCGCATCCCCAACCTGAACCTGGAAGATGAGAACGCCGAAAAATTCGGCATCACCACAATCAGGGATTTCACGGCGAAGGAACTGCTCGACCTGACGGCGTGTACCGAGTGTGGGCGCTGCCAGGAGGCCTGCCCCGCCTACAACACGGGCAAGCCCCTGAGCCCCAAGAAGGTGGTGCTCGATCTGAAGGCCCACCTCTTCCGCGAGGGCCCGGCGCTGTTGAACGATCCGGCGGCGGAACCGAAGCAGGCCCTCTATGGGGATGTGATCACCGAAGACGTGCTCTGGTCCTGCACCTCCTGCTTCGCCTGCGAAGAGGCCTGCCCCGTGGAAATCCAGCCCATGAGCAAGCTCCTGGGTATCCGCCAGGGCCGCGTGCTCATGGAGGGCGACTTCCCCGAGACGGCCCAGGGCGCCATGCGCAACGTGGAGACCCAGTCCAACCCCTGGGGCCTGCCCCAGAGCGAGCGGGGCAAGTGGGCCGAGGGCCTGGGCGTGAAGACGCTGGCGGAAGACGCGGATGTGGAGTACCTCTTCTTCGTGGGCTGTGCGGGCTCCTATGACCAGCGCTACCAGAAGGTGACGGTGGCCTTCGCGAAGCTCATGCAGGCGGCGGAGGTTAAATTCGGCATCCTGGGCGAGGAGGAGAGCTGCACAGGCGACAGTGCAAAGCGCATCGGCAATGAAATGCTGGCCCAGCAACTGGCCATGCAGAATGTGGAGACGATGAAGGGCTATGGCGTGAAAAAAGTCGTCACGGCGTGCCCCCACTGCTTCAACAGCATCAAGAGCGAATTCCCCCAGTTGGGCGGCGACTTTGAAGTGCTCCACCACACGGAGCTGCTGGCGGACCTGGTGAAGGCCGGCAAACTGAAGCCCAAAGCCCCGGCGGTGAACGCGGCGGTGGCCACCTACCACGATTCGTGCTACCTGGCGCGCTACAACGATGTGATGGACGCGCCCCGCGCCCTCGTGGCGGCGGCCAACCAGGCCACGCCGGTGGAGATGCCCCGAAGCCGCGAGCACGGTTTCTGCTGCGGCGCGGGCGGCGGTCGCATGTGGATGGAAGAGACCATCGGCAAGGCCATCAACACCGAGCGCGCCGGCGAGGCCATCAAGACCGGCGCGGGCACCGTGGCCACCGCCTGCCCCTTCTGCATGACCATGATCACCGATGGCGTAAAGGCCGAAGGCCACCCGGAAGTTGCGGTGAAAGATGTGGCGGAGCTGCTCGCGGAATCGATGGGACTGGCGTGA
- a CDS encoding electron transfer flavoprotein subunit alpha/FixB family protein: MSVLVLLEQRGELKPCAFEAASAASAVANAAGLPLNAVYIGQSIADQAAALAGFGIKTLYAYENAQLTHYSNDAYVPIVRDLARELGAKVIIGSATALGKELCASVAARLGVELVQDATGCRWDGGLKATKPVYGGKVLSEVAVDESPAMVSLRPNTVTVEKSGADTPEVIHRDMPALSLRTVIQAAAEAATGVVELTEAKIVVSAGRGVGGPEHLPVVENLAKAMGAAFGASRAVVDAGWIHHSHQVGQTGKVVSPDVYVACGISGAIQHMAGMRTSKVIVAINKDPQANIFKICDYGIVGDLFEICPLLTEAVQKARG, from the coding sequence ATGAGCGTACTGGTACTTCTTGAACAACGGGGTGAACTGAAGCCCTGCGCATTTGAAGCGGCCTCCGCGGCCTCCGCCGTGGCCAACGCCGCCGGCCTGCCCCTCAACGCCGTGTACATCGGCCAGTCCATCGCGGATCAGGCCGCCGCACTCGCGGGATTCGGCATTAAGACACTCTATGCCTACGAAAACGCCCAACTGACTCACTATTCCAACGACGCCTATGTACCCATCGTGCGCGATCTCGCCCGCGAACTCGGCGCCAAGGTCATCATCGGCTCGGCCACCGCGCTGGGCAAGGAACTTTGCGCGTCCGTCGCTGCGCGCCTCGGCGTTGAACTCGTGCAGGACGCCACCGGTTGCCGCTGGGATGGCGGTCTGAAGGCCACGAAGCCGGTCTACGGGGGCAAGGTCCTCTCGGAAGTCGCCGTCGACGAATCGCCCGCCATGGTCTCTCTGCGACCCAATACCGTGACCGTGGAAAAATCCGGCGCGGATACCCCCGAAGTCATTCACCGGGATATGCCCGCACTCTCCCTCCGCACGGTGATCCAGGCGGCGGCGGAAGCGGCCACGGGCGTGGTGGAACTGACCGAAGCGAAGATCGTGGTTTCCGCCGGGCGCGGCGTGGGCGGCCCTGAGCACCTGCCGGTCGTGGAGAACCTCGCCAAGGCGATGGGCGCCGCCTTCGGCGCAAGCCGCGCCGTGGTGGACGCGGGCTGGATCCATCACAGCCACCAGGTCGGCCAGACCGGCAAGGTCGTGAGCCCGGATGTCTACGTGGCCTGCGGCATCTCCGGCGCTATCCAACATATGGCCGGGATGCGGACCTCCAAGGTCATCGTCGCCATCAACAAAGACCCTCAGGCGAATATTTTCAAGATCTGCGACTACGGTATCGTCGGGGATCTGTTCGAAATCTGCCCGCTGCTGACCGAAGCCGTTCAGAAGGCGCGGGGATAA
- a CDS encoding electron transfer flavoprotein subunit beta/FixA family protein, translating into MKIVVLVKRVPDTASAFEVNATGTGVSTDRLKYIMSPYDEHAVQEAVNIKTASDCEVVVITLGDEGAKEILLPALAMGADRAVFVTGPGIEALGARGVAEALAKVISDEAPDLVFAGKQAADDDGSQVAERVAELLEWPHASVITRFSLDGGNAIVEREVEGGNLTLSIPLPAIFTAQKGLNKPEYPKLPNIMKAKKKPVDEKTLESLGLSTATLSNRVTVESMALPRQERLARLIDGDAAVQVAELVRILKEDEKAF; encoded by the coding sequence ATGAAGATTGTAGTGTTGGTGAAGCGCGTGCCGGACACGGCCTCGGCGTTTGAAGTGAACGCCACGGGGACGGGTGTATCCACGGATCGCCTGAAGTACATCATGAGCCCCTATGACGAGCACGCGGTGCAGGAAGCGGTGAATATCAAAACCGCCTCGGACTGCGAGGTTGTGGTGATCACGCTGGGCGATGAGGGCGCGAAGGAAATTCTGCTGCCCGCCCTGGCCATGGGCGCGGACCGGGCCGTCTTTGTTACGGGGCCGGGCATCGAGGCGCTGGGCGCGCGGGGCGTGGCGGAGGCGCTGGCCAAGGTCATTTCCGACGAGGCCCCCGATCTCGTGTTCGCGGGCAAGCAGGCTGCGGACGACGACGGCTCCCAAGTCGCGGAGCGCGTTGCCGAGTTGCTGGAATGGCCCCATGCTTCGGTCATCACCCGCTTCTCCCTCGACGGCGGCAATGCAATCGTGGAGCGCGAAGTGGAAGGCGGCAACTTGACTCTGTCCATCCCGCTGCCGGCCATATTCACCGCACAGAAGGGCCTCAACAAGCCCGAGTATCCGAAACTGCCCAACATCATGAAGGCCAAGAAGAAGCCGGTGGATGAGAAGACGCTGGAAAGCCTGGGCCTTTCCACCGCAACGCTCTCGAACCGCGTGACGGTGGAATCGATGGCCCTGCCCCGCCAGGAGCGGCTGGCCAGACTGATCGATGGTGACGCGGCGGTCCAGGTGGCCGAGCTGGTGCGGATCCTCAAAGAAGATGAAAAGGCGTTTTGA
- a CDS encoding dehydratase, protein MEYGNGIYFEDLNEGDSATTPGRTITETDIVNFAGISGDFNRIHTDEQFAASMHFGQRIAHGMLGLSVSSGLVTRNPGAQQHMLVAWLGLSWDFKRPIFIGDTICVIQTVKTKRTTHKPDMGIIIFDIQVKNQRGKVCQEGEWKVMYMRREDKPAEG, encoded by the coding sequence GTGGAATACGGAAACGGCATATATTTTGAAGATTTGAACGAAGGCGACAGCGCGACGACGCCGGGCAGAACGATTACCGAAACGGATATTGTTAATTTCGCGGGGATCTCCGGGGACTTTAACCGCATTCATACGGACGAGCAGTTTGCCGCGAGCATGCACTTTGGCCAGCGGATAGCCCACGGGATGCTGGGGCTTTCCGTGAGTTCGGGACTTGTCACGCGTAACCCGGGGGCTCAGCAGCACATGCTGGTGGCCTGGCTGGGTCTTTCCTGGGATTTCAAGCGCCCTATTTTCATCGGCGATACCATCTGTGTCATTCAGACAGTCAAGACCAAGAGAACGACGCACAAACCGGACATGGGCATCATCATTTTCGATATTCAGGTGAAGAACCAGCGGGGAAAGGTGTGTCAGGAGGGGGAGTGGAAGGTGATGTACATGCGCCGGGAAGATAAGCCCGCCGAAGGTTGA
- a CDS encoding HDOD domain-containing protein, with amino-acid sequence MSHVAVDGGRLLIGERLIEEGMITPEQLEEALQQQKRSGTKIVATLIALGHLTQADFLKFLARQPGIASIHLSGYSIPAPVLQLVPAEFARKHEVVPMDTMGSVLTVGMAFPLDASVIRDLEALTKLRVKALLVVPEAIQVALDKYYPAPGVHSSGTKDWSVTASVPSTSTLREVAASLTIDGVMALVRGVSSLPAMPETVQRVQEAVANPDLGASDVAEILKRDPGLSAKIISLANAPVHGIRHRIDSIEAATAMLGLREVYTVAVAAAVVDRLASAPNFDYRAHWRRSGLCGSLAKILARASGINFGSGVYAAGLLHDIGRAVFAEVTPVPYGALQHQVPDEVLVEAEQNAFGISHPEVGYIVAENWALPAPIGACIRFHHQPERARDFPDLVRLVALASQLADHLEMPELVPLSRCTDSARTFGMEEHQLTGILDVARALRDSEAV; translated from the coding sequence ATGAGTCATGTCGCTGTAGACGGGGGACGGCTGCTGATTGGCGAGCGGCTGATCGAGGAAGGAATGATCACCCCCGAGCAATTGGAAGAAGCGCTTCAGCAGCAGAAGCGCTCGGGGACCAAGATAGTAGCGACCCTCATCGCGCTGGGTCACCTGACACAGGCAGATTTCCTGAAGTTTCTCGCGCGCCAGCCCGGTATCGCCAGCATCCACCTTTCGGGCTACAGTATCCCCGCGCCCGTGCTCCAACTGGTTCCCGCCGAGTTCGCGCGAAAGCATGAGGTAGTCCCCATGGATACCATGGGCTCCGTGCTTACGGTGGGCATGGCGTTTCCCCTTGATGCTTCCGTGATTCGAGATTTGGAGGCCCTCACCAAACTGCGGGTGAAGGCGCTCCTCGTCGTTCCCGAAGCCATTCAGGTCGCCCTCGACAAATACTACCCGGCCCCGGGGGTTCATTCCTCGGGCACCAAAGACTGGTCCGTGACCGCGTCCGTGCCTTCAACTTCGACCCTCCGAGAGGTTGCGGCCTCCCTCACGATCGACGGCGTCATGGCGCTGGTGCGGGGCGTTTCATCCCTGCCCGCCATGCCGGAAACGGTACAGCGCGTTCAGGAGGCTGTGGCGAATCCCGACCTGGGCGCAAGCGACGTGGCGGAAATCCTGAAGCGCGATCCCGGGCTTTCCGCAAAGATAATCAGCCTGGCCAATGCGCCCGTCCACGGAATCCGGCACCGGATCGACTCGATCGAAGCGGCCACCGCCATGCTCGGTCTGCGGGAAGTCTACACCGTGGCCGTGGCCGCCGCCGTTGTGGACCGATTGGCGTCGGCTCCAAATTTCGACTACCGCGCCCACTGGCGACGCTCGGGGCTCTGCGGTTCCCTCGCCAAAATACTGGCCCGCGCGAGTGGGATAAACTTCGGTTCCGGGGTGTACGCCGCCGGACTGCTCCACGATATCGGGCGCGCCGTCTTCGCGGAAGTGACGCCCGTGCCCTATGGCGCGCTCCAGCATCAGGTGCCCGACGAGGTCCTCGTTGAGGCGGAGCAAAACGCTTTCGGCATTTCGCACCCGGAAGTGGGCTACATCGTCGCCGAAAACTGGGCCCTGCCCGCGCCCATCGGCGCGTGCATCCGCTTTCACCATCAGCCGGAGCGGGCCCGGGATTTCCCCGATCTCGTGCGCCTCGTCGCTCTGGCCTCGCAATTGGCCGATCACCTGGAAATGCCCGAACTCGTGCCTCTGTCGCGCTGCACCGATTCAGCCCGCACTTTTGGTATGGAAGAGCACCAGCTTACCGGTATACTGGACGTAGCCCGCGCATTGCGCGATTCGGAGGCGGTGTAA
- a CDS encoding glucose 1-dehydrogenase, whose product MSQPTKAAIITGASRGVGRATAIALARQGYAVAVNYSASKDEAENVVQQIEGYGGAAIAVQANVSENTACKALVAQTIEAFGRIDVLVNNAGVTSFIPHNALDQVRDEDWDRILGVNLIGPFQMVRAAMPALSASGNGAIVNVASIAGLSALGSSIPYCASKAALLNMTVALARVCAPKVRVNAVAPGFIEGEWLKQGLGPAYEMVKKQCQDRAPLHKVCTPEDVAGAILSLVTGSPMITGQTVVVDGGMLIGSVP is encoded by the coding sequence ATGAGCCAGCCGACAAAAGCAGCCATCATCACCGGCGCCAGCCGCGGGGTGGGCCGCGCGACCGCCATCGCACTGGCCCGGCAGGGGTATGCCGTTGCCGTGAATTACAGCGCCTCGAAGGATGAAGCGGAAAACGTCGTCCAGCAGATCGAGGGCTACGGAGGCGCCGCCATTGCGGTTCAGGCCAACGTCTCCGAGAATACCGCCTGCAAAGCGCTCGTCGCCCAGACCATCGAGGCCTTCGGTCGGATCGACGTGCTGGTGAACAATGCCGGCGTCACCAGCTTCATCCCCCATAACGCGCTGGATCAGGTGCGCGACGAAGACTGGGATCGTATCCTGGGCGTCAACCTCATTGGCCCCTTCCAGATGGTTCGCGCCGCGATGCCGGCGCTGTCGGCAAGCGGCAACGGCGCCATCGTCAATGTCGCCAGTATCGCGGGCCTGTCCGCTCTCGGGAGTTCCATACCCTACTGCGCTTCCAAGGCCGCCCTGCTCAATATGACCGTGGCCCTCGCGCGCGTGTGCGCACCCAAGGTGCGGGTCAACGCGGTCGCGCCCGGCTTCATCGAAGGGGAATGGCTCAAGCAGGGCCTGGGCCCGGCCTACGAAATGGTGAAGAAGCAGTGCCAGGACCGCGCGCCCCTGCACAAAGTCTGCACGCCGGAGGACGTGGCGGGCGCGATCCTCTCGCTTGTGACCGGAAGCCCCATGATCACGGGCCAGACGGTGGTTGTGGACGGCGGCATGCTGATTGGCTCCGTGCCCTGA